A window of Ipomoea triloba cultivar NCNSP0323 chromosome 2, ASM357664v1 contains these coding sequences:
- the LOC116010510 gene encoding respiratory burst oxidase homolog protein E isoform X2, which translates to MQLKSLMRSSSFGSSSKRSNYSRNFELPDDFTPTAGEGGHEYFGGPMLPIFLDDLRRNNDEDLVEVTLELDDNSIVLCSVTPTPPHHNGNDEEEAAVVSGIFGRTLSAASKLHQKFSWLRSPSTRSRASSSDADDLHHHHQQQQSNVNQTALTSREVMRSNLQLVRSKSSAQRALGGLRFISKTTEDPAAVELWKKVEARFDALAKDGLLSREDFGDCIGMADSKEFAVGVFDALVRRRRQKTAKITKAELHDFWLQISDQSFDARLQIFFDMADSNGDGRITRDEVQELIMLSASANKLSKLKERADEYASLIMEELDPENLGYIELWQLETLLLQRDRYMNYSRPLSTASAGRSQNLGTRNSKNVLKRASCALRCLVLENWQRGWILMLWFIVMGGLFTWKFLQYKQKAAFQIMGYCLTTAKGAAETLKLNMALILLPVCRNILTWLRSTKARLFIPFDDNINFHKIIAYAIAVGIILHAGNHLACDFPRLINSSPEKFALVASDFNGVQPTYKSFLVGVEGVTGMSMVVLMIIAFTLATRQFRRNIVNLPPPLNRLTGFNAFWYSHHLFALVYVLLLVHGTLLILVHSWQYKTTWMYISIPLILYVAERSLRKCRAEHYAVKILKVSVLPGDVFSLVMAKPSGFKYKSGQYIFLQCPMISPFEWHPFSITSAPDDDNLSVHIRTVGDWTEELKKVYTEDVGSICEIGRAKFGELGNVDQRGLPRLLVDGPYGAPAQDYHNYDVLLLVGLGIGATPFISILRDLLNNSRTEDQMDSNTENSASDDSWTSFASSSIASSTAKKKTQRAKRAHFYWVTREPGSFEWFKGVMNEVAEMDHKGQIDMHNYLTSVYEEGDARSTLITMVQALNHAKHGIDILSGTRVRTHFARPNWTEVFSKIALKHPYSTIGVFYCGMPVLAKELKKLSQELTYKTSTRFEFHKEYF; encoded by the exons ATGCAGCTGAAGTCGTTGATGCGGAGCTCGTCGTTTGGGAGTAGTTCGAAGCGGTCGAATTACAGCCGGAATTTTGAGCTGCCGGATGATTTCACGCCGACGGCGGGGGAGGGCGGTCATGAGTATTTTGGCGGGCCAATGCTGCCgatttttttggatgatttgAGGAGGAATAATGATGAGGATTTGGTGGAGGTTACGCTGGAGTTGGATGATAATTCCATTGTTCTGTGTAGTGTTACGCCCACTCCGCCGCATCACAATGGTAACGATGAGGAGGAAGCGGCGGTTGTTAGCGGGATTTTCGGGAGGACGTTATCGGCCGCGTCGAAACTTCACCAGAAATTCTCGTGGCTGAGGTCGCCGTCGACGCGGTCTAGGGCGTCGTCGTCGGACGCGGatgatcttcatcatcatcatcagcagcAGCAGAGTAATGTGAATCAGACGGCGTTGACGTCGCGCGAAGTGATGAGGTCGAATTTGCAGCTGGTGAGGAGTAAATCGAGCGCTCAGCGCGCTCTCGGAGGGCTCAGATTCATCAGCAAAACCACGGAAGATCCCGCCGCCGTTGAGCTCTGGAAAAAAGTCGAGGCTCGCTTCGATGCATTAGCCAAGGACGGCTTGCTTTCCAGAGAAGATTTCGGCGATTGCATTG GAATGGCCGATTCCAAGGAGTTCGCAGTGGGGGTTTTCGATGCATTGGTGCGACGGAGGCGGCAGAAAACCGCCAAGATAACGAAAGCAGAGCTTCACGACTTTTGGCTGCAGATTTCAGACCAGAGCTTTGACGCTCGTCTTCAGATTTTCTTTGACAT GGCGGATAGCAATGGAGATGGAAGGATCACGCGAGACGAAGTGCAGGAG CTAATAATGCTGAGTGCTTCCGCGAATAAGCTGTCCAAATTGAAAGAACGTGCAGACGAGTATGCTTCTTTAATAATGGAGGAATTAGACCCCGAAAATCTTGGCTACATTGAG TTATGGCAGTTGGAAACATTACTACTGCAAAGGGACAGATATATGAACTACAGCAGGCCACTGAGCACAGCGAGTGCAGGAAGGAGTCAGAACTTAGGAACACGTAATTCCAAGAATGTATTAAAAAGAGCAAGCTGTGCACTCAGGTGTCTTGTATTAGAGAACTGGCAAAGAGGCTGGATTCTAATGCTATGGTTCATTGTTATGGGTGGGCTTTTCACATGGAAGTTCCTACAGTATAAGCAAAAGGCAGCATTTCAAATAATGGGTTACTGCTTGACAACAGCTAAAGGTGCTGCAGAGACACTCAAGTTAAATATGGCTCTCATCCTATTACCAGTTTGTCGAAACATATTGACATGGCTACGATCTACAAAAGCAAGGCTATTCATACCTTTTGATgacaatattaattttcataag ATAATAGCCTATGCCATCGCAGTTGGAATCATACTTCATGCAGGAAATCATTTAGCATGTGATTTCCCCCGTCTCATTAACTCATCGCCTGAAAAATTTGCACTTGTAGCATCAGATTTCAATGGAGTACAGCCTACTTACAAAAGCTTTTTGGTTGGAGTCGAAGGTGTGACTGGTATGTCAATGGTGGTACTTATGATAATCGCCTTCACATTAGCCACAAGGCAATTCAGGAGGAATATTGTAAACCTGCCACCACCTCTGAACCGACTAACAGGCTTTAATGCCTTCTGGTATTCTCACCACCTTTTTGCACTAGTCTATGTACTACTTCTAGTACATGGAACTTTACTGATCTTGGTCCACAGCTGGCAGTATAAGACG ACATGGATGTACATCTCCATCCCCCTGATCTTATATGTAGCAGAGCGGAGTCTGAGGAAATGCCGAGCTGAACATTATGCAGTTAAAATTCTGAAG GTTTCTGTACTTCCAGGAGATGTCTTCAGTTTGGTTATGGCAAAGCCAAGTGGTTTCAAATACAAGAGTGGGCAGTACATATTTTTACAATGCCCAATGATCTCTCCATTTGAATG GCATCCATTTTCAATAACCTCAGCACCAGATGATGACAACCTTAGTGTTCACATCCGTACAGTAGGAGACTGGACAGAAGAACTAAAGAAAGTATATACAGAGGATGTTGGCTCAATATGTGAGATAGGTCGAGCAAAGTTTGGAGAACTTGGGAATGTTGATCAAAGAGG TTTACCCCGATTGCTCGTTGATGGACCATATGGTGCACCAGCACAGGACTATCATAACTACGATGTCTTGCTTCTTGTAGGGCTCGGCATTGGAGCTACACCCTTTATAAGTATCTTAAGAGACCTATTAAACAATTCAAGAACAGAAGATCAAATG GATTCAAATACAGAAAACAGTGCATCAGATGATAGCTGGACAAGTTTCGCTTCTTCAAGTATAGCATCATCAACTGCGAAGAAGAAAACACAACGGGCCAAAAGGGCACATTTCTATTGGGTAACAAGAGAACCTGGATCATTTGAGTGGTTCAAAGGAGTGATGAATGAAGTTGCAGAGATGGATCACAAG GGCCAGATAGATATGCACAATTATCTAACAAGTGTTTATGAAGAAGGTGATGCAAGGTCAACTCTCATAACCATGGTCCAAGCACTTAACCATGCAAAACATGGTATTGACATCCTCTCCGGTACCAGG GTAAGGACACATTTTGCACGCCCAAATTGGACAGAAGTATTCAGCAAAATAGCTTTGAAGCATCCTTATTCTACCATAG GAGTTTTTTACTGTGGGATGCCAGTCTTGGCAAAGGAGTTGAAGAAGCTATCGCAAGAACTGACATACAAGACATCAACAAGATTTGAGTTCCACAAGGAATACTTCTGA
- the LOC116010510 gene encoding respiratory burst oxidase homolog protein E isoform X3 — protein sequence MQLKSLMRSSSFGSSSKRSNYSRNFELPDDFTPTAGEGGHEYFGGPMLPIFLDDLRRNNDEDLVEVTLELDDNSIVLCSVTPTPPHHNGNDEEEAAVVSGIFGRTLSAASKLHQKFSWLRSPSTRSRASSSDADDLHHHHQQQQSNVNQTALTSREVMRSNLQLVRSKSSAQRALGGLRFISKTTEDPAAVELWKKVEARFDALAKDGLLSREDFGDCIGMADSKEFAVGVFDALVRRRRQKTAKITKAELHDFWLQISDQSFDARLQIFFDMADSNGDGRITRDEVQELIMLSASANKLSKLKERADEYASLIMEELDPENLGYIELWQLETLLLQRDRYMNYSRPLSTASAGRSQNLGTRNSKNVLKRASCALRCLVLENWQRGWILMLWFIVMGGLFTWKFLQYKQKAAFQIMGYCLTTAKGAAETLKLNMALILLPVCRNILTWLRSTKARLFIPFDDNINFHKIIAYAIAVGIILHAGNHLACDFPRLINSSPEKFALVASDFNGVQPTYKSFLVGVEGVTGMSMVVLMIIAFTLATRQFRRNIVNLPPPLNRLTGFNAFWYSHHLFALVYVLLLVHGTLLILVHSWQYKTTWMYISIPLILYVAERSLRKCRAEHYAVKILKVSVLPGDVFSLVMAKPSGFKYKSGQYIFLQCPMISPFEWHPFSITSAPDDDNLSVHIRTVGDWTEELKKVYTEDVGSICEIGRAKFGELGNVDQRGLPRLLVDGPYGAPAQDYHNYDVLLLVGLGIGATPFISILRDLLNNSRTEDQMVPFFALM from the exons ATGCAGCTGAAGTCGTTGATGCGGAGCTCGTCGTTTGGGAGTAGTTCGAAGCGGTCGAATTACAGCCGGAATTTTGAGCTGCCGGATGATTTCACGCCGACGGCGGGGGAGGGCGGTCATGAGTATTTTGGCGGGCCAATGCTGCCgatttttttggatgatttgAGGAGGAATAATGATGAGGATTTGGTGGAGGTTACGCTGGAGTTGGATGATAATTCCATTGTTCTGTGTAGTGTTACGCCCACTCCGCCGCATCACAATGGTAACGATGAGGAGGAAGCGGCGGTTGTTAGCGGGATTTTCGGGAGGACGTTATCGGCCGCGTCGAAACTTCACCAGAAATTCTCGTGGCTGAGGTCGCCGTCGACGCGGTCTAGGGCGTCGTCGTCGGACGCGGatgatcttcatcatcatcatcagcagcAGCAGAGTAATGTGAATCAGACGGCGTTGACGTCGCGCGAAGTGATGAGGTCGAATTTGCAGCTGGTGAGGAGTAAATCGAGCGCTCAGCGCGCTCTCGGAGGGCTCAGATTCATCAGCAAAACCACGGAAGATCCCGCCGCCGTTGAGCTCTGGAAAAAAGTCGAGGCTCGCTTCGATGCATTAGCCAAGGACGGCTTGCTTTCCAGAGAAGATTTCGGCGATTGCATTG GAATGGCCGATTCCAAGGAGTTCGCAGTGGGGGTTTTCGATGCATTGGTGCGACGGAGGCGGCAGAAAACCGCCAAGATAACGAAAGCAGAGCTTCACGACTTTTGGCTGCAGATTTCAGACCAGAGCTTTGACGCTCGTCTTCAGATTTTCTTTGACAT GGCGGATAGCAATGGAGATGGAAGGATCACGCGAGACGAAGTGCAGGAG CTAATAATGCTGAGTGCTTCCGCGAATAAGCTGTCCAAATTGAAAGAACGTGCAGACGAGTATGCTTCTTTAATAATGGAGGAATTAGACCCCGAAAATCTTGGCTACATTGAG TTATGGCAGTTGGAAACATTACTACTGCAAAGGGACAGATATATGAACTACAGCAGGCCACTGAGCACAGCGAGTGCAGGAAGGAGTCAGAACTTAGGAACACGTAATTCCAAGAATGTATTAAAAAGAGCAAGCTGTGCACTCAGGTGTCTTGTATTAGAGAACTGGCAAAGAGGCTGGATTCTAATGCTATGGTTCATTGTTATGGGTGGGCTTTTCACATGGAAGTTCCTACAGTATAAGCAAAAGGCAGCATTTCAAATAATGGGTTACTGCTTGACAACAGCTAAAGGTGCTGCAGAGACACTCAAGTTAAATATGGCTCTCATCCTATTACCAGTTTGTCGAAACATATTGACATGGCTACGATCTACAAAAGCAAGGCTATTCATACCTTTTGATgacaatattaattttcataag ATAATAGCCTATGCCATCGCAGTTGGAATCATACTTCATGCAGGAAATCATTTAGCATGTGATTTCCCCCGTCTCATTAACTCATCGCCTGAAAAATTTGCACTTGTAGCATCAGATTTCAATGGAGTACAGCCTACTTACAAAAGCTTTTTGGTTGGAGTCGAAGGTGTGACTGGTATGTCAATGGTGGTACTTATGATAATCGCCTTCACATTAGCCACAAGGCAATTCAGGAGGAATATTGTAAACCTGCCACCACCTCTGAACCGACTAACAGGCTTTAATGCCTTCTGGTATTCTCACCACCTTTTTGCACTAGTCTATGTACTACTTCTAGTACATGGAACTTTACTGATCTTGGTCCACAGCTGGCAGTATAAGACG ACATGGATGTACATCTCCATCCCCCTGATCTTATATGTAGCAGAGCGGAGTCTGAGGAAATGCCGAGCTGAACATTATGCAGTTAAAATTCTGAAG GTTTCTGTACTTCCAGGAGATGTCTTCAGTTTGGTTATGGCAAAGCCAAGTGGTTTCAAATACAAGAGTGGGCAGTACATATTTTTACAATGCCCAATGATCTCTCCATTTGAATG GCATCCATTTTCAATAACCTCAGCACCAGATGATGACAACCTTAGTGTTCACATCCGTACAGTAGGAGACTGGACAGAAGAACTAAAGAAAGTATATACAGAGGATGTTGGCTCAATATGTGAGATAGGTCGAGCAAAGTTTGGAGAACTTGGGAATGTTGATCAAAGAGG TTTACCCCGATTGCTCGTTGATGGACCATATGGTGCACCAGCACAGGACTATCATAACTACGATGTCTTGCTTCTTGTAGGGCTCGGCATTGGAGCTACACCCTTTATAAGTATCTTAAGAGACCTATTAAACAATTCAAGAACAGAAGATCAAATGGTGCCCTTTTTTGCATTAATGTG A
- the LOC116010510 gene encoding respiratory burst oxidase homolog protein E isoform X1, translated as MQLKSLMRSSSFGSSSKRSNYSRNFELPDDFTPTAGEGGHEYFGGPMLPIFLDDLRRNNDEDLVEVTLELDDNSIVLCSVTPTPPHHNGNDEEEAAVVSGIFGRTLSAASKLHQKFSWLRSPSTRSRASSSDADDLHHHHQQQQSNVNQTALTSREVMRSNLQLVRSKSSAQRALGGLRFISKTTEDPAAVELWKKVEARFDALAKDGLLSREDFGDCIGMADSKEFAVGVFDALVRRRRQKTAKITKAELHDFWLQISDQSFDARLQIFFDMADSNGDGRITRDEVQELIMLSASANKLSKLKERADEYASLIMEELDPENLGYIELWQLETLLLQRDRYMNYSRPLSTASAGRSQNLGTRNSKNVLKRASCALRCLVLENWQRGWILMLWFIVMGGLFTWKFLQYKQKAAFQIMGYCLTTAKGAAETLKLNMALILLPVCRNILTWLRSTKARLFIPFDDNINFHKIIAYAIAVGIILHAGNHLACDFPRLINSSPEKFALVASDFNGVQPTYKSFLVGVEGVTGMSMVVLMIIAFTLATRQFRRNIVNLPPPLNRLTGFNAFWYSHHLFALVYVLLLVHGTLLILVHSWQYKTTWMYISIPLILYVAERSLRKCRAEHYAVKILKVSVLPGDVFSLVMAKPSGFKYKSGQYIFLQCPMISPFEWHPFSITSAPDDDNLSVHIRTVGDWTEELKKVYTEDVGSICEIGRAKFGELGNVDQRGLPRLLVDGPYGAPAQDYHNYDVLLLVGLGIGATPFISILRDLLNNSRTEDQMDSNTENSASDDSWTSFASSSIASSTAKKKTQRAKRAHFYWVTREPGSFEWFKGVMNEVAEMDHKGQIDMHNYLTSVYEEGDARSTLITMVQALNHAKHGIDILSGTRIIAKTSFLAGKDTFCTPKLDRSIQQNSFEASLFYHRSFLLWDASLGKGVEEAIARTDIQDINKI; from the exons ATGCAGCTGAAGTCGTTGATGCGGAGCTCGTCGTTTGGGAGTAGTTCGAAGCGGTCGAATTACAGCCGGAATTTTGAGCTGCCGGATGATTTCACGCCGACGGCGGGGGAGGGCGGTCATGAGTATTTTGGCGGGCCAATGCTGCCgatttttttggatgatttgAGGAGGAATAATGATGAGGATTTGGTGGAGGTTACGCTGGAGTTGGATGATAATTCCATTGTTCTGTGTAGTGTTACGCCCACTCCGCCGCATCACAATGGTAACGATGAGGAGGAAGCGGCGGTTGTTAGCGGGATTTTCGGGAGGACGTTATCGGCCGCGTCGAAACTTCACCAGAAATTCTCGTGGCTGAGGTCGCCGTCGACGCGGTCTAGGGCGTCGTCGTCGGACGCGGatgatcttcatcatcatcatcagcagcAGCAGAGTAATGTGAATCAGACGGCGTTGACGTCGCGCGAAGTGATGAGGTCGAATTTGCAGCTGGTGAGGAGTAAATCGAGCGCTCAGCGCGCTCTCGGAGGGCTCAGATTCATCAGCAAAACCACGGAAGATCCCGCCGCCGTTGAGCTCTGGAAAAAAGTCGAGGCTCGCTTCGATGCATTAGCCAAGGACGGCTTGCTTTCCAGAGAAGATTTCGGCGATTGCATTG GAATGGCCGATTCCAAGGAGTTCGCAGTGGGGGTTTTCGATGCATTGGTGCGACGGAGGCGGCAGAAAACCGCCAAGATAACGAAAGCAGAGCTTCACGACTTTTGGCTGCAGATTTCAGACCAGAGCTTTGACGCTCGTCTTCAGATTTTCTTTGACAT GGCGGATAGCAATGGAGATGGAAGGATCACGCGAGACGAAGTGCAGGAG CTAATAATGCTGAGTGCTTCCGCGAATAAGCTGTCCAAATTGAAAGAACGTGCAGACGAGTATGCTTCTTTAATAATGGAGGAATTAGACCCCGAAAATCTTGGCTACATTGAG TTATGGCAGTTGGAAACATTACTACTGCAAAGGGACAGATATATGAACTACAGCAGGCCACTGAGCACAGCGAGTGCAGGAAGGAGTCAGAACTTAGGAACACGTAATTCCAAGAATGTATTAAAAAGAGCAAGCTGTGCACTCAGGTGTCTTGTATTAGAGAACTGGCAAAGAGGCTGGATTCTAATGCTATGGTTCATTGTTATGGGTGGGCTTTTCACATGGAAGTTCCTACAGTATAAGCAAAAGGCAGCATTTCAAATAATGGGTTACTGCTTGACAACAGCTAAAGGTGCTGCAGAGACACTCAAGTTAAATATGGCTCTCATCCTATTACCAGTTTGTCGAAACATATTGACATGGCTACGATCTACAAAAGCAAGGCTATTCATACCTTTTGATgacaatattaattttcataag ATAATAGCCTATGCCATCGCAGTTGGAATCATACTTCATGCAGGAAATCATTTAGCATGTGATTTCCCCCGTCTCATTAACTCATCGCCTGAAAAATTTGCACTTGTAGCATCAGATTTCAATGGAGTACAGCCTACTTACAAAAGCTTTTTGGTTGGAGTCGAAGGTGTGACTGGTATGTCAATGGTGGTACTTATGATAATCGCCTTCACATTAGCCACAAGGCAATTCAGGAGGAATATTGTAAACCTGCCACCACCTCTGAACCGACTAACAGGCTTTAATGCCTTCTGGTATTCTCACCACCTTTTTGCACTAGTCTATGTACTACTTCTAGTACATGGAACTTTACTGATCTTGGTCCACAGCTGGCAGTATAAGACG ACATGGATGTACATCTCCATCCCCCTGATCTTATATGTAGCAGAGCGGAGTCTGAGGAAATGCCGAGCTGAACATTATGCAGTTAAAATTCTGAAG GTTTCTGTACTTCCAGGAGATGTCTTCAGTTTGGTTATGGCAAAGCCAAGTGGTTTCAAATACAAGAGTGGGCAGTACATATTTTTACAATGCCCAATGATCTCTCCATTTGAATG GCATCCATTTTCAATAACCTCAGCACCAGATGATGACAACCTTAGTGTTCACATCCGTACAGTAGGAGACTGGACAGAAGAACTAAAGAAAGTATATACAGAGGATGTTGGCTCAATATGTGAGATAGGTCGAGCAAAGTTTGGAGAACTTGGGAATGTTGATCAAAGAGG TTTACCCCGATTGCTCGTTGATGGACCATATGGTGCACCAGCACAGGACTATCATAACTACGATGTCTTGCTTCTTGTAGGGCTCGGCATTGGAGCTACACCCTTTATAAGTATCTTAAGAGACCTATTAAACAATTCAAGAACAGAAGATCAAATG GATTCAAATACAGAAAACAGTGCATCAGATGATAGCTGGACAAGTTTCGCTTCTTCAAGTATAGCATCATCAACTGCGAAGAAGAAAACACAACGGGCCAAAAGGGCACATTTCTATTGGGTAACAAGAGAACCTGGATCATTTGAGTGGTTCAAAGGAGTGATGAATGAAGTTGCAGAGATGGATCACAAG GGCCAGATAGATATGCACAATTATCTAACAAGTGTTTATGAAGAAGGTGATGCAAGGTCAACTCTCATAACCATGGTCCAAGCACTTAACCATGCAAAACATGGTATTGACATCCTCTCCGGTACCAGG ATTATAGCAAAAACATCATTTCTTGCAGGTAAGGACACATTTTGCACGCCCAAATTGGACAGAAGTATTCAGCAAAATAGCTTTGAAGCATCCTTATTCTACCATAG GAGTTTTTTACTGTGGGATGCCAGTCTTGGCAAAGGAGTTGAAGAAGCTATCGCAAGAACTGACATACAAGACATCAACAAGATTTGA